CAGCGGCAGGAGCGCGCCCGCGTCCTCCGCGTCCTTCGCGGCGTTGCGGTCGCGCGAATACGAATACGAAGACTTCGCCACCACCGGAGCGGGGCGCAGCGCGTGCACGGCGGCCGCCACTTCGGGGCTGCCGGCCAGCTTCAGCGCCAGGGACTGCACTTCCGCGCGGCGAGCATCCACGCGACGTGCCACCTCGCCGATGCCCGAAGCGGCCTGGAGCGCGGCACCGTCCACCGCGCGCGCGCGCTGAGGCGCCGACAGCGTCGGAAGGTGAGCCAGACCCAGTCCGAGGACCAGGAGTGCGAACAGCAGGAACTTGAGGCGGACCATCGCCGTCCTTTAGCCCAGGGGTGAGGGGTCCGCTTATAGCGTCCACCGTTCGACCCCAGCAAGGAACTGGCCCGAAGGAGCCCGGGGGCCGGACGCCCGGCTGGCATCCGGAATTCCCGGGCCCTTCGTCCCGCCGCGCCGCGAAGGGGGGCGCCTAGTAGTTCGAGGCGTCCGCGTTGAGGTCGTACGGCAGCCCGTTCGTCGCGATGCCGCGACGGCGCTCCACCGCGCGCTTGATGGCCTTCTCCAGGCGGTCACGCGTTGCGTCGATGGCCTGGAACAACGTCTCCGACGTCTCCGTCACGTGCACCGACTCCATGCCAGGCAGGCGCACCGTCACCCGGCACTCCTTGTCCACGCCTCCCTTGGGCCCGTTGATGTCCACGAGCGCGATGTCGATCTCCGACGCCTCGTCCTCGGCGAACCGCTCGATGTGGGCCACCAGGTGCGTGTCCACATACGCCTTGAGGTTGTCCGTCAGCCCCAGATGCACTCCACGCAACAACACCTTCATGGATTCACCTCCGGGCACAAACATGGGCAGTCCCCCGCCCGCCCGTGAGGGGCTGACGCAAGCCCTCCCGCCTGCCCTCCCCCAAGGCAGCCGTCCGGACGGCATGGCGCCCGGGACACCGTGGACGAATCCCGCCCAGCACCGGGTTGCTCTAGTCGCATGGATGGCGAGCGAATCAGGGTCCTTCTGGTGGAAGACGACGGGGACAGCCGCGAGCTGCTGGCGGAGCTGTTGGAGGACGCCTTCGACGTGACCACCGCCGTGGACGGCGTGGCGGGGCTGAAGGCGTTCGAGGACACGCGCCCGGACGTCGTGGTGACGGACGAGTCCCTGCCCGGAATGAACGGCACGGAGCTGGCCCAACAGGTGAAGGAGCGCGAGCCCAGGGCCCGCGTCGTCCTGGTCTCCGGCTACGCGCAGGTGGAGGGCGCGGACTACTGCGACGCCGTGCTGCGCAAGCCCATCGACGTGGAGCGCCTGAGCCGGATGGTGGGCGAGCTGGGAGACGCCGCGCGGCACTGAGGGACATTCGCGCGGGGCACCGCCTGCCATCCGCGCGATCCGTTCCTAACATTCCAGCCATCGCCCAGGAGGGCCCCATGAGGTACTGCGCACGGTGTGGCTCGGAGTATCAGGACAGTGTCGTGGACTGCACGGATTGCCCCAACCACCCGCCGCTCGTGTCGGCGGAGGAGATGCGCGACCGGGGGCTTCCCCTCCCGCATGAGCTGGACAAGCACCGCTTCGTGAGGGCGGGCACCGCGGACGACCCGGTGACGGCCCAGGTCTACGCGGAGGTGCTGGACGAGCACCGCATCCCGCGCATCGTGAGGCCCGGCCGCTCGGGCGTCGTGGACGAGATCACCACGGGCAACCTGATGCCCTGGTGGGAGCTGCTGGTGCCGGACACGCTCCAGGCGCGCGCCGCCACGCTGCTGGAGGAGACGAAGCTGCAGGGGCTCGCCACCGCGGCCGAGGCCGGCCGCGCCGCAGAGGAAGAGGAGCGCGAGGGAGAGCAGGCGCGTCAGCCGGTGGACACCGCGCCCCCAGCCCTCTGACAGCGACAGGGCCTCAGGGCGCGCCGACGTCCGCGCGGCCCCGGGCGGGCGCGGGCTGTGACGCGAGCGTGGCGGGCGGACGCCGGGCCTCGAAGAGGCTCACGCCCGTCACCCGCCACTTGTCGTACCGCGCGTTGCGGGCGAGGAACGTCTCCAGGTCCTCGTCCACCACGCGGTTGTAGCCGCCCTTGGACGCGTGGCGCAGGTACGTGCGCTTCTTCTTCTGCACCACGAAGCCCAGGTGCGTGATGCGCGTCGCCTTCTGGGGCAGGTCCTCGCGCATCACCACGAGGATGGTGCCGGAGGGCACCTCGCGCGCGTGGGTGAGCACCTTCTCCAGCGGAATCATGTTGAGGGTGAAGGTGCCCACGGGCTGGCGCTCGCGCGGCAGCTGCAAGGCCATGGACGACTTCGACTGCCAGGTGCGCGCGGTGAGCGTCTTGGTGACGGCGACGCTGTCGTCCTTCGCGTACTGGCGCGTCACGTCCACCAGCAGGCCCTTCTTGATGTTGTTGGGCAGCCACTGCGCTTCCATCAAGTGGTTGCGGTCCTCGTAGGAGGGCGTGCTCGCGTAGCGGATCCGCTCCAGCAGCGCCGGCACCTCGGGCTCGGCGTGGGCCATGCTCAGGGCCAGCGTCTCCTCCACGAAGGTGAGGCAGTCCACCGCGTCCAGGCGGAAGGGGGGGTCGGGGTCCACGCCCTGGCCCTCGCCCAGGGGCGAGAGGACGTAGGGCGTGTTGAGGAAGCGCTCGCTCATCCCCAGCAGGCGCTCGGCAAGCGGCGCCTCGGCCGGGTCCGCGATGAGGGCCGCGCGCTGTTCGGGCGTGAGCGGGGTCCAACCGTTCTCCCGCACGGGGGACATCGGCGCGGGCGCGGTGGGCACCGCCTTCGTGGGCGTCCTCGGGCTCATGGCCGGCGCCTGCGCCAGGAGCGCGAGCGCGAACACCCCGGCGAGGTTCACGGCGCCACCCCCGCCTTGCGCAGGATGGCCTTGCGCCGGTCGTCCGCGAGTTGCAGCGTCTCCAGCTCCTTCTCGTAGACGAGCTTCTCCTCGCCCTTGGCGTTCCAGGACGCGAGCACCAGCCAGTCGAGCGACGCGGCATCCCCGCCCTGGTACAGCACGCGCGCGGCGGTCGCGGCCACGGTGCGGTCCGCGTCCTGGAGCAGCGGCGACAGCACGGGGCCCGCCTTCTTCGCCGGCACGCCCTCGAAGAGCACGAGTCCCTGGCGGCGCACGAACTTGTCGGAGTTGCCAAGCAGCTTCTGCGCGAAGGCGAAGCCCTCGGGCGCGCCCAGCCGGCACAGCCCCCGCGCCGCGGCGAAGCGCGTGCTCTCCGAATCGCTGTCCAGGTAGGCCTTGAGCGGGGCCTTCTGCTTCGGGTCGCCGGAGGCGCCCACGGCCTCCAGCAGCGCCGCGCGGACCTCCAGGTCCTGCTCGGCCTTCACGGCGGCCATCAGCGGCTTGCCCATCTTGGGGTTGCGCGACGCGCCCAGGGCCCGGGCCGCCTCGCGGCGCACGCCGCTGCTCTTGTCCTCCAGGAGCGGCAGCACCGCACCGGTGTTGCGGCTGCCCAGGCGGGCGAGCCCTTGCGCCGCGTACATGCGCACGGTGCTGTCCCCGTCCGACGCCAGCTTCACCAGGGTGGCCTCCCCGGTGCGCGCGCCCAGCGACGCCAGGAGGGCCGCCAGGTTGCGGCGCGTGCGCTCATCGAAGGCGGTCCGCAGCAGCGGGCCAATCTCCTCGGCGGCGTAGGCCTCCTCGCGCAGGAAGTGCAGGCGCGACGCGGCGGCCGGCACGGGGCTGCCATTGGCCACCTGGGCGAGCACGACGTCCGCCTCCGCGCGGCTCTGGGCCCGCTTCGACGCGGAACCGGGGCCGCCCAGGGCGGTCAGGGGCAGGAGCAGCAAGGCAAGCAGGGCACGGACGGACGGAGCACGCACAGGGGCGGAACGATGGCAAGCACCGCCCCCGCCGTCAAAGTCCACCCCGCGCGCCCGGCGCCCTGCCCCACCCCAACCGCCCGATTCTTGACCCCCCCGAGGGCGATTGATACGACCGACGCCAGTCCCTCCGCTTCTGGACCGAGGCCCCCGTGATGACGAAGCAGTCGCTCCTGTTGGCGGTCGCGGGCGTGCTGACCGCATGTGGCCCCGTGAAGTCCACGTCGAACATCCTCGATGCCGAGGTGCAGATCCAGGCCGCGCGCACGGCCGGGGCGGAGAAGGAAGCCCCCTACGAGTGGACGGCCGCGAACCTCTACCTCCAGAAGGCGCGCGAGGAGGTCGGCTATTCGGACTACCAGTCCGGTGTGGACTTCGCGGTGAAGGCCTCGCGCTTCGCCAATGAGGCGCGCGAGAAGGCCATGTCCGCCGCCAACTCCGGCGACTCCCAGGGCCGCCCCCAGAACCCGTGACGCCCGAGCGCTCTCCGATGAAGCGTCTGACCCAGTCCGCGCTTTTCACCCTGCTGTTGGCCTCCCTCTCCTGTGTCAGCGGCAACAAGATCCGCGCCGACACGGAGGTCCTCACCGCTGACGTGGAGCGTGCCCGCCGGGGCGGCGCCCTGCGTTGCGCGCCCGCGGAGCTGGCCACCGCGGAGGCCAACCTCGACTTCGCCCGGGGAGAGCTGAGCCAGGGCAACAGCACGCGCGCCGCCCAGCACGTGCGCACCGCCGACACCGCGGTGAAGCGCGCCCTGGAGCTGTCCAAGAGCTGCGCCCCGCGCCAGGTGCTGGTGCGGGACCGCCCGGAAGCGCCTCAGCAGCCTGACCAGCCGCAGCAGACCGCCCAGCCGCAGCAGCCGCAGGTGGTGGTGAGCATCGAGGAGACGGACCGCGACGGCGACGGCATCCTCGACAAGGACGACCCCTGCCCCGACCAGCCCGAGGACGTGGACGGCTTCCAGGACCAGGACGGCTGCCCGGATCCGGACAACGACAACGACGGCGTGCTCGACGCGCAGGACAAGTGCCCGCTCATCCCTGGCGTGCCGGAGAACAACGGTTGCCCGCCGGAGGCCCCCAAGGACCGCGACGGCGACGGCATCCTCGACAACGTGGACAAGTGCCCGGACCAGCCCGAGGACAAGGACGGCTTCGAGGACGAGGACGGCTGCCCGGATCCGGACAACGACCAGGACGGCATCCTGGACGGCACGGACAAGTGCCCCAACGAGGCGGGTCCGCTGCAGAACCTGGGCTGCCCCATCGTCGACAGGGACGGGGACGGCATCAACGACAACGTCGACAAGTGCCCGGACGAGCCGGAGGACAAGGACGGCTTCCAGGACGAGGACGGCTGCCCGGACCTGGACAACGACAGCGACGGCGTCCCGGACGCGCAGGACAAGTGCCCCAACGAGTCGGGCCCGCCGGAGAACGGCGGCTGCCCGGATCCGGACCGCGACGGCGACGGCGTGGTGGACCGGCTGGATGCGTGCCCTGACGACCCGGGCGTGAAGGAAGAGCGCGGGTGCGCCAAGCAGTACAAGATGGTCATCGTCAAGAAGGACCGCATCGAGATCAAGAAGCAGATCCTCTTCGGTTCCGGCTCGGCGAAGATCATCGGCAAGCAGAGCACCACCATCCTCGACGACGTAGCGCAGGCGCTGCGGGACGCGCCGTGGATCCGCAAGATGCGCATCGAGGGCCACACCGACTCGATGGGCAACGACACCGCGAACCTGAAGCTGTCGCAGAAGCGCGCGGACGCGGTGATGGCGCAGCTGCTCAAGCGCGGCATCGACCCGGGCCGGATGGAGGCCGTGGGCTTCGGTGAGACGCAGCCCGTGGCGCCCAACAACACCAAGACGGGCCGCGCGCTCAACCGCCGCACGGAGTTCAACGTCGTCCGGCAGTGACGTCCGCCCCACCCCGCTCCACCTCGGAGCGGGACCCGCGGTCCCCAGCGCCTCCCCAAGCCTCACGCCCAGGGAGGCGCGGTCATTTCCAGCGGAAACACGAAGCCGTCATGGGAGTCAGGACGCAAGCGCCGGCGAGGAATGGGCGGCGTCCCGTCCGCGAGCAGGTCGGATCCACCGCCAGCGGGCCACCCCGGCCCTGTCCCGCGCAGGGGGCCTCCACCGTGACCGCGCGGCGGGGGAACGCCAGCGCGGCCCGTGGATGCCTCAGCCGTCCTTGAGCAGCTCGTGCAGGACTTCGGTGGCGTAGGCGCCGCGCGGCAGCTCGAAGGTGAGCAGCGCGTCCTCGCCCTCCACGGCGAGGTCTGGCGCGCCCAGGCGCACGCGGTAGGGCCGGCGCGTGCCCTCCGTCTCGTCGCCGCCGCGCTGGAAGTCCCCCAACGTGACGCCCGCGTCGGAGAGCAGCCGCGCCTCGGCCTCGGCGACCTCCCCGCGCGATGCGGTCATCTTCGGGCCGAACATCGGGCCCGCCGGGCTCACCTCGAACGCGGCGACGCGCGGCATGTCCACCTCTGGCGCCTCGCAGACGAAGAGCCCGCCCGTCTCCTCCTTGCGCAGCACGTCTCCCGCGAGCGCCGTGGCGAAGGTGCCCGCCGTGAGCCGCTGGACCAGGGCCTGGTTGAAGAGGCGCGACTGGAAGGCGGACAGGTACAGCTTGCGCTGGAAGCGGTC
This region of Corallococcus silvisoli genomic DNA includes:
- the hpf gene encoding ribosome hibernation-promoting factor, HPF/YfiA family, giving the protein MKVLLRGVHLGLTDNLKAYVDTHLVAHIERFAEDEASEIDIALVDINGPKGGVDKECRVTVRLPGMESVHVTETSETLFQAIDATRDRLEKAIKRAVERRRGIATNGLPYDLNADASNY
- a CDS encoding response regulator codes for the protein MDGERIRVLLVEDDGDSRELLAELLEDAFDVTTAVDGVAGLKAFEDTRPDVVVTDESLPGMNGTELAQQVKEREPRARVVLVSGYAQVEGADYCDAVLRKPIDVERLSRMVGELGDAARH
- a CDS encoding putative signal transducing protein; its protein translation is MRYCARCGSEYQDSVVDCTDCPNHPPLVSAEEMRDRGLPLPHELDKHRFVRAGTADDPVTAQVYAEVLDEHRIPRIVRPGRSGVVDEITTGNLMPWWELLVPDTLQARAATLLEETKLQGLATAAEAGRAAEEEEREGEQARQPVDTAPPAL
- a CDS encoding N-acetylmuramoyl-L-alanine amidase-like domain-containing protein, yielding MSPRTPTKAVPTAPAPMSPVRENGWTPLTPEQRAALIADPAEAPLAERLLGMSERFLNTPYVLSPLGEGQGVDPDPPFRLDAVDCLTFVEETLALSMAHAEPEVPALLERIRYASTPSYEDRNHLMEAQWLPNNIKKGLLVDVTRQYAKDDSVAVTKTLTARTWQSKSSMALQLPRERQPVGTFTLNMIPLEKVLTHAREVPSGTILVVMREDLPQKATRITHLGFVVQKKKRTYLRHASKGGYNRVVDEDLETFLARNARYDKWRVTGVSLFEARRPPATLASQPAPARGRADVGAP
- a CDS encoding HEAT repeat domain-containing protein: MLLLPLTALGGPGSASKRAQSRAEADVVLAQVANGSPVPAAASRLHFLREEAYAAEEIGPLLRTAFDERTRRNLAALLASLGARTGEATLVKLASDGDSTVRMYAAQGLARLGSRNTGAVLPLLEDKSSGVRREAARALGASRNPKMGKPLMAAVKAEQDLEVRAALLEAVGASGDPKQKAPLKAYLDSDSESTRFAAARGLCRLGAPEGFAFAQKLLGNSDKFVRRQGLVLFEGVPAKKAGPVLSPLLQDADRTVAATAARVLYQGGDAASLDWLVLASWNAKGEEKLVYEKELETLQLADDRRKAILRKAGVAP
- a CDS encoding DUF4398 domain-containing protein; translation: MTKQSLLLAVAGVLTACGPVKSTSNILDAEVQIQAARTAGAEKEAPYEWTAANLYLQKAREEVGYSDYQSGVDFAVKASRFANEAREKAMSAANSGDSQGRPQNP
- a CDS encoding OmpA family protein → MKRLTQSALFTLLLASLSCVSGNKIRADTEVLTADVERARRGGALRCAPAELATAEANLDFARGELSQGNSTRAAQHVRTADTAVKRALELSKSCAPRQVLVRDRPEAPQQPDQPQQTAQPQQPQVVVSIEETDRDGDGILDKDDPCPDQPEDVDGFQDQDGCPDPDNDNDGVLDAQDKCPLIPGVPENNGCPPEAPKDRDGDGILDNVDKCPDQPEDKDGFEDEDGCPDPDNDQDGILDGTDKCPNEAGPLQNLGCPIVDRDGDGINDNVDKCPDEPEDKDGFQDEDGCPDLDNDSDGVPDAQDKCPNESGPPENGGCPDPDRDGDGVVDRLDACPDDPGVKEERGCAKQYKMVIVKKDRIEIKKQILFGSGSAKIIGKQSTTILDDVAQALRDAPWIRKMRIEGHTDSMGNDTANLKLSQKRADAVMAQLLKRGIDPGRMEAVGFGETQPVAPNNTKTGRALNRRTEFNVVRQ